Proteins encoded together in one Astyanax mexicanus isolate ESR-SI-001 chromosome 10, AstMex3_surface, whole genome shotgun sequence window:
- the map7d3 gene encoding ensconsin isoform X2 — MAEGASTLKGLRAQMAAAAQAQAEERRSQAGNSPVPPAATTTSTTTTKSHAKPVIDGAALRIDEKLRVAKERREEQEKQHAARESQILERERKAKLQVERQVEERQRKLEEQRRKEEQRRAAVEEKRKQKQEEEKEHYEAVMRRTLERSNRVEQRQKRWSWGGLSDADSKNGESDTGPVSSPVTVVISPASPVSKPPRSQTPQDKRSTSTTNLKQSADSAISKRLSSSSATLLNSSDKSAKRRSSSLNRLPSNATQASKEVNKQPQVEQTGPTLKKRSSSLSRVGSKASPKTIPEKGPPSEAARRSLASPMDFSRLLTPTQASLARSKSAAALSADGADVPVSTSPLQPSPRGPLRSRSTDRRKGPPTSASADAISSMAQKAEKDKRFTSPGGKRPPSPSTLPNRHRSPSPGPQALSTTKRAPSPGAAKSSPRNRPPSPSGVKQRPPSPQPASASKPLPIQKPALTPTGPPILRKRESKPKDMSPVTPMSPQPQEANTASPAPSTKPKEDPNSKAIAGTNSAAEASRMLAENRRLAREQKEREEQLRVQREEEERLRKEEQKRLAEEERVRRLEEEKIRAEERKREEEEQAVKDEEEKQRLELEEQQRQEELQKEREEAEAKTKEEAEKQRQERERIMQQNQQERMERKKRIEEIMKRTRKTDQIDFKGSDDKSNPDENDDDEEEEVTDQINCESDQSVKLDNAAEEEDQKDTQEEDASSQEGPEEREEPLGSVNGQAELENKENNNGSSAAEPLAISNSCPKTRLVEGSEFVNENSKLGLNGKTGPWSFEELIDLGVHPKGRPLMEADGCNQGLIDCDGVPEGPRVAFEDKSAPVNSIHPPQPIEALSEM; from the exons CTGCAGCCGCGCAGGCGCAGGCCGAGGAGCGTCGCAGTCAGGCTGGCAACAGCCCAGTGCCTCCAGctgccaccaccaccagcaccaccaccacaaAGAGCCATGCAAAACCAG TTATTGATGGAGCAGCTCTTCGAATAGACGAGAAACTTCGAGTGGccaaagaaagaagagaagaacaAGAGAAGCAGCACG CGGCACGTGAGTCTCAGATCCTGGAACGGGAGCGCAAGGCCAAGCTGCAGGTGGAGAGGCAGGTGGAGGAGAGGCAGAGGAAGCTGGAGGAGCAGCGAAGGAAAGAAGAGCAGAGAAGAGCTGCTGTGGAGGAGAAGAGGAAACAGAAGCAGGAGGAAGAGAAG gagcaCTATGAGGCAGTGATGCGGCGTACTCTGGAACGCAGTAATAGAGTTGAGCAGAGGCAGAAAAGGTGGTCCTGGGGAGGCCTCTCCGACGCAGACAGCAAAAATG GCGAGAGTGACACTGGCCCCGTCTCATCCCCAGTTACTGTAGTAATCTCCCCAGCCTCACCAGTCTCCAAGCCACCTCGGAGCCAGACGCCACAAG ACAAGCGTTCCACCTCCACCACAAACCTGAAGCAGTCGGCCGACTCTGCCATCAGCAAACGCCTGTCCTCCTCCTCCGCTACCCTCCTCAACTCTTCAGACAAGA GTGCTAAGCGGAGGAGTTCGTCTTTGAATCGGTTGCCTAGCAATGCCACTCAGGCCTCTAAGGAAGTGAATAAGCAGCCTCAGGTGGAACAGACAG GCCCCACCTTGAAGAAACGGAGCTCCTCCCTCTCTCGAGTAGGGAGCAAAGCCTCACCTAAAACCATACCAGAGAAAGGTCCACCCAGTGAAGCAG caCGTCGCTCCTTGGCCAGTCCCATGGACTTCAGTCGTCTCCTCACCCCCACCCAGGCTTCTCTAGCTAGGAGCAAGAGCGCGGCGGCCCTATCAGCCGATGGAGCAGATGTCCCAG TGTCCACCAGCCCGCTGCAGCCCAGCCCCCGCGGACCCCTGCGCAGCCGCAGCACAGACCGCCGGAAAGGCCCACCGACGTCCGCTTCGGCCGACGCCATCTCCAGCATGGCTCAG AAAGCTGAGAAGGACAAGCGCTTCACTTCACCGGGAGGAAAACGTCCTCCTTCACCCTCCACCCTCCCTAACCGCCATCGCTCCCCATCCCCTGGTCCCCAGGCTCTCAGCACCACCAAAAGAGCGCCCTCCCCTGGAGCAGCCAA GTCAAGTCCCCGAAATCGCCCCCCCTCCCCCAGCGGGGTGAAACAGCGGCCTCCATCCCCTCAGCCCGCCTCTGCCTCCAAACCTCTGCCCATACAGAAGCCTGCGCTCACCCCCACCGGCCCTCCTATTCTCCGCAAGAGGGAGTCCAAGCCGAAGGACATGTCTCCTGTGACTCCTATGTCACCACAGCCTCAAGAGGCCAACACTGCCAGCCCTGCCCCCAGCACCAAGCCCAAAGAAG ATCCCAACTCTAAAGCCATTGCCGGCACAAACTCTGCTGCAGAAGCCTCTAGGATGTTGGCAGAGAACCGGCGTCTGGCCCgtgaacagaaagagagagaggaacagctCAGAgtgcagagagaggaggaggagag GCTGAGAAAGGAGGAACAGAAGCGTCTCGCTGAGGAGGAGAGAGTGAGACGCTTGGAGGAAGAGAAGATTCGggcggaggagaggaagagggaaGAGGAAGAGCAGGCTGTTAAAGATGAGGAGGAGAAGCAGAGGCTGGAGCtggaggagcagcagagacaggaaGAGCTCCAGAAAGAG CGAGAGGAGGCCGAAGCAAAGACCAAAGAGGAGGCTGAGAAACAGCGGCAGGAGAGAGAGCGCATCATGCAGCAGAACCAGCAGGAGCGCATGGAGAGGAAGAAG agAATTGAAGAAATTATGAAGAGAACCCGAAAAACGGACCAAATCGATTTTAAG GGCAGTGATGACAAAAGTAATCCAGatgagaatgatgatgatgaagaagaagaggtTACTGACCAGATAAACTGTGAAA GTGATCAGTCTGTCAAACTGGACAATGCAGCAGAGGAAGAAGACCAAAAAGATACCCAGGAGGAAGATGCTTCTTCACAGGAAGGCCCTGAGGAGCGGGAGGAGCCGCTTGGCAGTGTGAATGGACAGGCCGAATTGGAAAATAAGGAAAACAACAATGGCTCCAGTGCAGCGGAGCCGCTAGCCATTAg TAATTCTTGCCCAAAGACGCGTCTGGTGGAAGGCTCAGAGTTTGTGAATGAGAACTCTAAACTGGGACTGAATGGGAAAACTGGGCCGTGGAGCTTTGAGGAGCTGATTGATCTGGGGGTTCATCCTAAAGGCCGGCCACTGATGGAGGCCGACGGTTGTAACCAGGGCCTTATAGACTGTGATGGGGTACCTGAGGGTCCCAGGGTGGCCTTTGAAGACAAGTCGGCTCCTGTTaactccatccatccacctcAGCCCATTGAAGCTCTATCAG
- the map7d3 gene encoding ensconsin isoform X11: protein MAEGASTLKGLRAQMAAAAQAQAEERRSQAGNSPVPPAATTTSTTTTKSHAKPVIDGAALRIDEKLRVAKERREEQEKQHAARESQILERERKAKLQVERQVEERQRKLEEQRRKEEQRRAAVEEKRKQKQEEEKEHYEAVMRRTLERSNRVEQRQKRWSWGGLSDADSKNDKRSTSTTNLKQSADSAISKRLSSSSATLLNSSDKKSHLCPRSVSTSPLQPSPRGPLRSRSTDRRKGPPTSASADAISSMAQKAEKDKRFTSPGGKRPPSPSTLPNRHRSPSPGPQALSTTKRAPSPGAAKSSPRNRPPSPSGVKQRPPSPQPASASKPLPIQKPALTPTGPPILRKRESKPKDMSPVTPMSPQPQEANTASPAPSTKPKEDPNSKAIAGTNSAAEASRMLAENRRLAREQKEREEQLRVQREEEERLRKEEQKRLAEEERVRRLEEEKIRAEERKREEEEQAVKDEEEKQRLELEEQQRQEELQKEREEAEAKTKEEAEKQRQERERIMQQNQQERMERKKRIEEIMKRTRKTDQIDFKGSDDKSNPDENDDDEEEEVTDQINCESDQSVKLDNAAEEEDQKDTQEEDASSQEGPEEREEPLGSVNGQAELENKENNNGSSAAEPLAISNSCPKTRLVEGSEFVNENSKLGLNGKTGPWSFEELIDLGVHPKGRPLMEADGCNQGLIDCDGVPEGPRVAFEDKSAPVNSIHPPQPIEALSEM from the exons CTGCAGCCGCGCAGGCGCAGGCCGAGGAGCGTCGCAGTCAGGCTGGCAACAGCCCAGTGCCTCCAGctgccaccaccaccagcaccaccaccacaaAGAGCCATGCAAAACCAG TTATTGATGGAGCAGCTCTTCGAATAGACGAGAAACTTCGAGTGGccaaagaaagaagagaagaacaAGAGAAGCAGCACG CGGCACGTGAGTCTCAGATCCTGGAACGGGAGCGCAAGGCCAAGCTGCAGGTGGAGAGGCAGGTGGAGGAGAGGCAGAGGAAGCTGGAGGAGCAGCGAAGGAAAGAAGAGCAGAGAAGAGCTGCTGTGGAGGAGAAGAGGAAACAGAAGCAGGAGGAAGAGAAG gagcaCTATGAGGCAGTGATGCGGCGTACTCTGGAACGCAGTAATAGAGTTGAGCAGAGGCAGAAAAGGTGGTCCTGGGGAGGCCTCTCCGACGCAGACAGCAAAAATG ACAAGCGTTCCACCTCCACCACAAACCTGAAGCAGTCGGCCGACTCTGCCATCAGCAAACGCCTGTCCTCCTCCTCCGCTACCCTCCTCAACTCTTCAGACAAGA AGTCTCACCTGTGTCCTCGCTCAGTGTCCACCAGCCCGCTGCAGCCCAGCCCCCGCGGACCCCTGCGCAGCCGCAGCACAGACCGCCGGAAAGGCCCACCGACGTCCGCTTCGGCCGACGCCATCTCCAGCATGGCTCAG AAAGCTGAGAAGGACAAGCGCTTCACTTCACCGGGAGGAAAACGTCCTCCTTCACCCTCCACCCTCCCTAACCGCCATCGCTCCCCATCCCCTGGTCCCCAGGCTCTCAGCACCACCAAAAGAGCGCCCTCCCCTGGAGCAGCCAA GTCAAGTCCCCGAAATCGCCCCCCCTCCCCCAGCGGGGTGAAACAGCGGCCTCCATCCCCTCAGCCCGCCTCTGCCTCCAAACCTCTGCCCATACAGAAGCCTGCGCTCACCCCCACCGGCCCTCCTATTCTCCGCAAGAGGGAGTCCAAGCCGAAGGACATGTCTCCTGTGACTCCTATGTCACCACAGCCTCAAGAGGCCAACACTGCCAGCCCTGCCCCCAGCACCAAGCCCAAAGAAG ATCCCAACTCTAAAGCCATTGCCGGCACAAACTCTGCTGCAGAAGCCTCTAGGATGTTGGCAGAGAACCGGCGTCTGGCCCgtgaacagaaagagagagaggaacagctCAGAgtgcagagagaggaggaggagag GCTGAGAAAGGAGGAACAGAAGCGTCTCGCTGAGGAGGAGAGAGTGAGACGCTTGGAGGAAGAGAAGATTCGggcggaggagaggaagagggaaGAGGAAGAGCAGGCTGTTAAAGATGAGGAGGAGAAGCAGAGGCTGGAGCtggaggagcagcagagacaggaaGAGCTCCAGAAAGAG CGAGAGGAGGCCGAAGCAAAGACCAAAGAGGAGGCTGAGAAACAGCGGCAGGAGAGAGAGCGCATCATGCAGCAGAACCAGCAGGAGCGCATGGAGAGGAAGAAG agAATTGAAGAAATTATGAAGAGAACCCGAAAAACGGACCAAATCGATTTTAAG GGCAGTGATGACAAAAGTAATCCAGatgagaatgatgatgatgaagaagaagaggtTACTGACCAGATAAACTGTGAAA GTGATCAGTCTGTCAAACTGGACAATGCAGCAGAGGAAGAAGACCAAAAAGATACCCAGGAGGAAGATGCTTCTTCACAGGAAGGCCCTGAGGAGCGGGAGGAGCCGCTTGGCAGTGTGAATGGACAGGCCGAATTGGAAAATAAGGAAAACAACAATGGCTCCAGTGCAGCGGAGCCGCTAGCCATTAg TAATTCTTGCCCAAAGACGCGTCTGGTGGAAGGCTCAGAGTTTGTGAATGAGAACTCTAAACTGGGACTGAATGGGAAAACTGGGCCGTGGAGCTTTGAGGAGCTGATTGATCTGGGGGTTCATCCTAAAGGCCGGCCACTGATGGAGGCCGACGGTTGTAACCAGGGCCTTATAGACTGTGATGGGGTACCTGAGGGTCCCAGGGTGGCCTTTGAAGACAAGTCGGCTCCTGTTaactccatccatccacctcAGCCCATTGAAGCTCTATCAG
- the map7d3 gene encoding ensconsin isoform X3 codes for MAEGASTLKGLRAQMAAAAQAQAEERRSQAGNSPVPPAATTTSTTTTKSHAKPVIDGAALRIDEKLRVAKERREEQEKQHAARESQILERERKAKLQVERQVEERQRKLEEQRRKEEQRRAAVEEKRKQKQEEEKEHYEAVMRRTLERSNRVEQRQKRWSWGGLSDADSKNGESDTGPVSSPVTVVISPASPVSKPPRSQTPQDKRSTSTTNLKQSADSAISKRLSSSSATLLNSSDKSAKRRSSSLNRLPSNATQASKEVNKQPQVEQTARRSLASPMDFSRLLTPTQASLARSKSAAALSADGADVPESHLCPRSVSTSPLQPSPRGPLRSRSTDRRKGPPTSASADAISSMAQKAEKDKRFTSPGGKRPPSPSTLPNRHRSPSPGPQALSTTKRAPSPGAAKSSPRNRPPSPSGVKQRPPSPQPASASKPLPIQKPALTPTGPPILRKRESKPKDMSPVTPMSPQPQEANTASPAPSTKPKEDPNSKAIAGTNSAAEASRMLAENRRLAREQKEREEQLRVQREEEERLRKEEQKRLAEEERVRRLEEEKIRAEERKREEEEQAVKDEEEKQRLELEEQQRQEELQKEREEAEAKTKEEAEKQRQERERIMQQNQQERMERKKRIEEIMKRTRKTDQIDFKGSDDKSNPDENDDDEEEEVTDQINCESDQSVKLDNAAEEEDQKDTQEEDASSQEGPEEREEPLGSVNGQAELENKENNNGSSAAEPLAISNSCPKTRLVEGSEFVNENSKLGLNGKTGPWSFEELIDLGVHPKGRPLMEADGCNQGLIDCDGVPEGPRVAFEDKSAPVNSIHPPQPIEALSEM; via the exons CTGCAGCCGCGCAGGCGCAGGCCGAGGAGCGTCGCAGTCAGGCTGGCAACAGCCCAGTGCCTCCAGctgccaccaccaccagcaccaccaccacaaAGAGCCATGCAAAACCAG TTATTGATGGAGCAGCTCTTCGAATAGACGAGAAACTTCGAGTGGccaaagaaagaagagaagaacaAGAGAAGCAGCACG CGGCACGTGAGTCTCAGATCCTGGAACGGGAGCGCAAGGCCAAGCTGCAGGTGGAGAGGCAGGTGGAGGAGAGGCAGAGGAAGCTGGAGGAGCAGCGAAGGAAAGAAGAGCAGAGAAGAGCTGCTGTGGAGGAGAAGAGGAAACAGAAGCAGGAGGAAGAGAAG gagcaCTATGAGGCAGTGATGCGGCGTACTCTGGAACGCAGTAATAGAGTTGAGCAGAGGCAGAAAAGGTGGTCCTGGGGAGGCCTCTCCGACGCAGACAGCAAAAATG GCGAGAGTGACACTGGCCCCGTCTCATCCCCAGTTACTGTAGTAATCTCCCCAGCCTCACCAGTCTCCAAGCCACCTCGGAGCCAGACGCCACAAG ACAAGCGTTCCACCTCCACCACAAACCTGAAGCAGTCGGCCGACTCTGCCATCAGCAAACGCCTGTCCTCCTCCTCCGCTACCCTCCTCAACTCTTCAGACAAGA GTGCTAAGCGGAGGAGTTCGTCTTTGAATCGGTTGCCTAGCAATGCCACTCAGGCCTCTAAGGAAGTGAATAAGCAGCCTCAGGTGGAACAGACAG caCGTCGCTCCTTGGCCAGTCCCATGGACTTCAGTCGTCTCCTCACCCCCACCCAGGCTTCTCTAGCTAGGAGCAAGAGCGCGGCGGCCCTATCAGCCGATGGAGCAGATGTCCCAG AGTCTCACCTGTGTCCTCGCTCAGTGTCCACCAGCCCGCTGCAGCCCAGCCCCCGCGGACCCCTGCGCAGCCGCAGCACAGACCGCCGGAAAGGCCCACCGACGTCCGCTTCGGCCGACGCCATCTCCAGCATGGCTCAG AAAGCTGAGAAGGACAAGCGCTTCACTTCACCGGGAGGAAAACGTCCTCCTTCACCCTCCACCCTCCCTAACCGCCATCGCTCCCCATCCCCTGGTCCCCAGGCTCTCAGCACCACCAAAAGAGCGCCCTCCCCTGGAGCAGCCAA GTCAAGTCCCCGAAATCGCCCCCCCTCCCCCAGCGGGGTGAAACAGCGGCCTCCATCCCCTCAGCCCGCCTCTGCCTCCAAACCTCTGCCCATACAGAAGCCTGCGCTCACCCCCACCGGCCCTCCTATTCTCCGCAAGAGGGAGTCCAAGCCGAAGGACATGTCTCCTGTGACTCCTATGTCACCACAGCCTCAAGAGGCCAACACTGCCAGCCCTGCCCCCAGCACCAAGCCCAAAGAAG ATCCCAACTCTAAAGCCATTGCCGGCACAAACTCTGCTGCAGAAGCCTCTAGGATGTTGGCAGAGAACCGGCGTCTGGCCCgtgaacagaaagagagagaggaacagctCAGAgtgcagagagaggaggaggagag GCTGAGAAAGGAGGAACAGAAGCGTCTCGCTGAGGAGGAGAGAGTGAGACGCTTGGAGGAAGAGAAGATTCGggcggaggagaggaagagggaaGAGGAAGAGCAGGCTGTTAAAGATGAGGAGGAGAAGCAGAGGCTGGAGCtggaggagcagcagagacaggaaGAGCTCCAGAAAGAG CGAGAGGAGGCCGAAGCAAAGACCAAAGAGGAGGCTGAGAAACAGCGGCAGGAGAGAGAGCGCATCATGCAGCAGAACCAGCAGGAGCGCATGGAGAGGAAGAAG agAATTGAAGAAATTATGAAGAGAACCCGAAAAACGGACCAAATCGATTTTAAG GGCAGTGATGACAAAAGTAATCCAGatgagaatgatgatgatgaagaagaagaggtTACTGACCAGATAAACTGTGAAA GTGATCAGTCTGTCAAACTGGACAATGCAGCAGAGGAAGAAGACCAAAAAGATACCCAGGAGGAAGATGCTTCTTCACAGGAAGGCCCTGAGGAGCGGGAGGAGCCGCTTGGCAGTGTGAATGGACAGGCCGAATTGGAAAATAAGGAAAACAACAATGGCTCCAGTGCAGCGGAGCCGCTAGCCATTAg TAATTCTTGCCCAAAGACGCGTCTGGTGGAAGGCTCAGAGTTTGTGAATGAGAACTCTAAACTGGGACTGAATGGGAAAACTGGGCCGTGGAGCTTTGAGGAGCTGATTGATCTGGGGGTTCATCCTAAAGGCCGGCCACTGATGGAGGCCGACGGTTGTAACCAGGGCCTTATAGACTGTGATGGGGTACCTGAGGGTCCCAGGGTGGCCTTTGAAGACAAGTCGGCTCCTGTTaactccatccatccacctcAGCCCATTGAAGCTCTATCAG
- the map7d3 gene encoding ensconsin isoform X1, protein MAEGASTLKGLRAQMAAAAQAQAEERRSQAGNSPVPPAATTTSTTTTKSHAKPVIDGAALRIDEKLRVAKERREEQEKQHAARESQILERERKAKLQVERQVEERQRKLEEQRRKEEQRRAAVEEKRKQKQEEEKEHYEAVMRRTLERSNRVEQRQKRWSWGGLSDADSKNGESDTGPVSSPVTVVISPASPVSKPPRSQTPQDKRSTSTTNLKQSADSAISKRLSSSSATLLNSSDKSAKRRSSSLNRLPSNATQASKEVNKQPQVEQTGPTLKKRSSSLSRVGSKASPKTIPEKGPPSEAARRSLASPMDFSRLLTPTQASLARSKSAAALSADGADVPESHLCPRSVSTSPLQPSPRGPLRSRSTDRRKGPPTSASADAISSMAQKAEKDKRFTSPGGKRPPSPSTLPNRHRSPSPGPQALSTTKRAPSPGAAKSSPRNRPPSPSGVKQRPPSPQPASASKPLPIQKPALTPTGPPILRKRESKPKDMSPVTPMSPQPQEANTASPAPSTKPKEDPNSKAIAGTNSAAEASRMLAENRRLAREQKEREEQLRVQREEEERLRKEEQKRLAEEERVRRLEEEKIRAEERKREEEEQAVKDEEEKQRLELEEQQRQEELQKEREEAEAKTKEEAEKQRQERERIMQQNQQERMERKKRIEEIMKRTRKTDQIDFKGSDDKSNPDENDDDEEEEVTDQINCESDQSVKLDNAAEEEDQKDTQEEDASSQEGPEEREEPLGSVNGQAELENKENNNGSSAAEPLAISNSCPKTRLVEGSEFVNENSKLGLNGKTGPWSFEELIDLGVHPKGRPLMEADGCNQGLIDCDGVPEGPRVAFEDKSAPVNSIHPPQPIEALSEM, encoded by the exons CTGCAGCCGCGCAGGCGCAGGCCGAGGAGCGTCGCAGTCAGGCTGGCAACAGCCCAGTGCCTCCAGctgccaccaccaccagcaccaccaccacaaAGAGCCATGCAAAACCAG TTATTGATGGAGCAGCTCTTCGAATAGACGAGAAACTTCGAGTGGccaaagaaagaagagaagaacaAGAGAAGCAGCACG CGGCACGTGAGTCTCAGATCCTGGAACGGGAGCGCAAGGCCAAGCTGCAGGTGGAGAGGCAGGTGGAGGAGAGGCAGAGGAAGCTGGAGGAGCAGCGAAGGAAAGAAGAGCAGAGAAGAGCTGCTGTGGAGGAGAAGAGGAAACAGAAGCAGGAGGAAGAGAAG gagcaCTATGAGGCAGTGATGCGGCGTACTCTGGAACGCAGTAATAGAGTTGAGCAGAGGCAGAAAAGGTGGTCCTGGGGAGGCCTCTCCGACGCAGACAGCAAAAATG GCGAGAGTGACACTGGCCCCGTCTCATCCCCAGTTACTGTAGTAATCTCCCCAGCCTCACCAGTCTCCAAGCCACCTCGGAGCCAGACGCCACAAG ACAAGCGTTCCACCTCCACCACAAACCTGAAGCAGTCGGCCGACTCTGCCATCAGCAAACGCCTGTCCTCCTCCTCCGCTACCCTCCTCAACTCTTCAGACAAGA GTGCTAAGCGGAGGAGTTCGTCTTTGAATCGGTTGCCTAGCAATGCCACTCAGGCCTCTAAGGAAGTGAATAAGCAGCCTCAGGTGGAACAGACAG GCCCCACCTTGAAGAAACGGAGCTCCTCCCTCTCTCGAGTAGGGAGCAAAGCCTCACCTAAAACCATACCAGAGAAAGGTCCACCCAGTGAAGCAG caCGTCGCTCCTTGGCCAGTCCCATGGACTTCAGTCGTCTCCTCACCCCCACCCAGGCTTCTCTAGCTAGGAGCAAGAGCGCGGCGGCCCTATCAGCCGATGGAGCAGATGTCCCAG AGTCTCACCTGTGTCCTCGCTCAGTGTCCACCAGCCCGCTGCAGCCCAGCCCCCGCGGACCCCTGCGCAGCCGCAGCACAGACCGCCGGAAAGGCCCACCGACGTCCGCTTCGGCCGACGCCATCTCCAGCATGGCTCAG AAAGCTGAGAAGGACAAGCGCTTCACTTCACCGGGAGGAAAACGTCCTCCTTCACCCTCCACCCTCCCTAACCGCCATCGCTCCCCATCCCCTGGTCCCCAGGCTCTCAGCACCACCAAAAGAGCGCCCTCCCCTGGAGCAGCCAA GTCAAGTCCCCGAAATCGCCCCCCCTCCCCCAGCGGGGTGAAACAGCGGCCTCCATCCCCTCAGCCCGCCTCTGCCTCCAAACCTCTGCCCATACAGAAGCCTGCGCTCACCCCCACCGGCCCTCCTATTCTCCGCAAGAGGGAGTCCAAGCCGAAGGACATGTCTCCTGTGACTCCTATGTCACCACAGCCTCAAGAGGCCAACACTGCCAGCCCTGCCCCCAGCACCAAGCCCAAAGAAG ATCCCAACTCTAAAGCCATTGCCGGCACAAACTCTGCTGCAGAAGCCTCTAGGATGTTGGCAGAGAACCGGCGTCTGGCCCgtgaacagaaagagagagaggaacagctCAGAgtgcagagagaggaggaggagag GCTGAGAAAGGAGGAACAGAAGCGTCTCGCTGAGGAGGAGAGAGTGAGACGCTTGGAGGAAGAGAAGATTCGggcggaggagaggaagagggaaGAGGAAGAGCAGGCTGTTAAAGATGAGGAGGAGAAGCAGAGGCTGGAGCtggaggagcagcagagacaggaaGAGCTCCAGAAAGAG CGAGAGGAGGCCGAAGCAAAGACCAAAGAGGAGGCTGAGAAACAGCGGCAGGAGAGAGAGCGCATCATGCAGCAGAACCAGCAGGAGCGCATGGAGAGGAAGAAG agAATTGAAGAAATTATGAAGAGAACCCGAAAAACGGACCAAATCGATTTTAAG GGCAGTGATGACAAAAGTAATCCAGatgagaatgatgatgatgaagaagaagaggtTACTGACCAGATAAACTGTGAAA GTGATCAGTCTGTCAAACTGGACAATGCAGCAGAGGAAGAAGACCAAAAAGATACCCAGGAGGAAGATGCTTCTTCACAGGAAGGCCCTGAGGAGCGGGAGGAGCCGCTTGGCAGTGTGAATGGACAGGCCGAATTGGAAAATAAGGAAAACAACAATGGCTCCAGTGCAGCGGAGCCGCTAGCCATTAg TAATTCTTGCCCAAAGACGCGTCTGGTGGAAGGCTCAGAGTTTGTGAATGAGAACTCTAAACTGGGACTGAATGGGAAAACTGGGCCGTGGAGCTTTGAGGAGCTGATTGATCTGGGGGTTCATCCTAAAGGCCGGCCACTGATGGAGGCCGACGGTTGTAACCAGGGCCTTATAGACTGTGATGGGGTACCTGAGGGTCCCAGGGTGGCCTTTGAAGACAAGTCGGCTCCTGTTaactccatccatccacctcAGCCCATTGAAGCTCTATCAG